The following is a genomic window from Burkholderia cepacia ATCC 25416.
CGGCCGACAGCGCGGCAGCCGACGCGGCCACTTCGGACGCCGGTACCCATTCCTCGACGATGCCACCCGATGCCGCTTCCGGCGCGGAGGCGGCCGAGGCGGCCGATTCCGTGCCGGTGTCAGCCTCGGGCGCGCGCTCCACCCGCTGCGTCCTGACCGGCGCGGGAGCCTTCTCAGGCTTGGGCGGGAACCATGTGTCGAACAGGTCCGTCACGCGCTCGCGCAGCGACGCGAACCAGCCCGGCGACGGCTCGGTATCGAATTTCGCCTTCGTGTCGACGATCCGGGCGCGCTGCGCACGCTGGAAGAAATCGCCGACGATCGGCAGCGCGCTGTGCGCGCCCTGCCCCCAGTAATCGCTGCGCAACGTCACGCGGCCGTCGTCGAAACCGACCCACGCGCCGGCAACGAGGCCGGGCTGCATCAGGATGAACCAGCCGTCCGCGTTGTCCTGCGTCGTGCCCGTCTTGCCGGCCACGTCGCCGCGAATCCCGAAGCGCGTGCGGATGCTGCCGCCCGTGCCCCGCGTCACGACGTCGCGCATCACGCTGAGCAGCGTCTTGTCGGTTTCGGCGTCGAGCGCGCGCTCGGGCGGCGCAGGCGCGTACTCGGCGAGCACGTCGCCCTGGCGGTTCTCGATGCGCGTCACCATCTGCGGTTCGACATACAGCCCGCCGTTCGCGACCGTCGCGTACGACGCGACCATTTCCTTCAGCGTGACCGGGCTCGTGCCGAGCGCGAGCGACGGCACGCGTTCGAGCGGGCTTTCCCGCACGCCCATGTCGCGCGCGAGCCTGGCGACGGAGGCCGGCCCGACCTTCTCCATCACCTGCGCGGTGATCCGGTTGCGCGACAGCGCGACCGCGTCGCGCAGCGTCATCGGCTTGCCCGTCGGCGGCACGTCGTCGTTCGGCCGCCAGATCTCGCCGCCCTTCAACGGGATCTCGACCGGCTGGTCGATGAACGTGTCGTCCGGTTTCATCCCGTTCGCGAACGCGACGCCATAGACGAACGGCTTGAACGTCGAGCCCGGCTGGCGCCGCGCCTGCGCGACGTGGTCGAACGGCTCGCTGGTGAAGTCGCGGCTGCCGACCCACGCGCGGATCTGCCCGTTGCGCGGGTCGATCGCGAGGAAGCCGGCCTGCACGTCGGTCTTGGTCTTGCACAGCGCACGCATGAAGCCGCGGTCGGCCGCGAGCAGCTTCATCGCGGCCGCGTCGTCCTTGCCGGCGTCCTGCGCGGCCTTGTACTCGGGCGACTCGCGCATGAAGGTGCGGAATACCTCGTTGTCGGTGCCGCAGCCGTCGCGGCCGCTCCACGCGTTGTTCGCGATGCCCTGCAACTGGTTGCCCTGCAGCGTGAGCGCCTGCGTCGCCATCTGCTGCAGCCGCGAGTCGATCGTCGTGCGCACGATCAGCCCGTCCGCGTAGATGTTGTAGTCGTTGCGGTCGGCCCACGCGATCAGCCATTTGCGGAGTTGCTGCGCGAAATGCGGCGCCGGCCCGGGCGGCTCCTTCTGGCGCTCGAAATCGATCCGCAACGGCCGGCGCTGCAATTGCGCGAACTGCGCGGGCGACAGCTTGCCGTACTTCACCATCTGGCCGAGCACCGTATTGCGCCGCTGCAGCGCGCGCTCGGGGTTCAGCACCGGGTTGTAGTAGCTGTTGCCCTTCAGCATCCCGACGAGCGTCGCGCTGTCGAGCACGTCGAGCTCGTCGGCGGACTTGTCGAAATAGGTGCGCGCGGCCATCTCGACGCCGTACGCGTTGTACAGGAACGGCACCGTGTTCAGGTAGGTCTCGAGGATCTGGTCCTTGCTGTAGACGGCCTCGATCTTCAGCGCGGTGATCGCCTCCTTCACCTTGCGCGTGAGCGTCGGCGCGCGGCCGATTTCGTCCGGATACAGGTTGCGCGCGAGCTGCTGCGTGATCGTCGAGCCGCCCTGGCGGCTGCCCGAGAACGTATGGAGCGCGGCCGATGCCGTGCGCTTCCAGTCGAGGCCGTGATGCTCGTAGAAGCGGTGATCCTCGGTCGCGATCAGTGCGTCGACCATGTGCGGCGAGATCTGCTTGAGCGGCACCCATTCCCGGTTCGACGGCTTGAATTCGGCCAGCAGCTTGCCGTCGGCGGATAGCACCTGCGCGGGCTGGTCGACACGCGCCTTGCGGATGTCGCCGATGCCCGGCGTAAACGGGATGAGCACGACCACGTACACCACGAACAGCGCCGGCACGGCGGCGCCCGCGAGCAGCACGCCGCGGCGCGTCGGATGACGCAGGTGGTGCCACGCAACGGCGGCGAGAGGCTTGACCCGCGCGACGGCGGCAGCCGCGACGGGTTGGGCGCGCGCGACCCATCTGGCACAGAAGTCACGCACTGACGACACGTTTCGGCGATTCACGCGGGTGGAGCTCGGCTGAAAAGGGTGCATCGTACCAAACTCGCGCGGCCCGCCGAACCGCGACGGCGTCGCGCCCGCCTGCACGGGCGGCCGGGCGCCGGTTCACACGCAAAAAAGGCGCGCGCTCCCTCACGGGAACGACGCGCCAAGCCTGGTACGACAAACGGGAAGCCGCGCAACGCGCGGCCGATCGGCGCGGCGACTCAGCGCACGAGAAAACCGTAGGTCATCGGATCGCGCTCGTCGACGATCCAGTTCGCGAACCCGCAGATATGCGCGCTGCCTTCCACTTCCGGAATCACGGCGGGCATGCCGCCGACCGTCGTTTCGCGCAGCACGCGCCCCTTGAAGACCGTGCCGACGATCGATTCGTTGACGAGCGTGTCGCCGGCCGCGAGCAACCCGCGCTGGTAGAGCTGCGCGACCCGGCCGCCGGTGCCGGAGCCCGTCGGCGAGCGGTCGACCTCGCGATCCGCGAACACGCAGCAGTTCGCCTGCGTCGAGCCCGGATGGCGCGGCGCGTTCGCGATGATCGTGCCGTAGATGTGGTTGATTTCCGGAATCTCCGGATGCACGACCGGGTATTTCGCGTTCGCGGCGGCCTTCACTTCAGCGCCGAAGCGGATCAGCCTTTCCACCGCCGCTTCGCGCACCGGCAGGTCGAACGGCGCGCCGTCGACGTAGAAATAGAACGCGCCGCCGTACGCGATGTCGCCGGTCACGGTGCCGAACGACGGCGTCTCGACCGACACGTCGCGTTGCCAGATGAACGACGGCACGTTGACGAAGCGCACCGGCCCCG
Proteins encoded in this region:
- a CDS encoding penicillin-binding protein 1A; translation: MHPFQPSSTRVNRRNVSSVRDFCARWVARAQPVAAAAVARVKPLAAVAWHHLRHPTRRGVLLAGAAVPALFVVYVVVLIPFTPGIGDIRKARVDQPAQVLSADGKLLAEFKPSNREWVPLKQISPHMVDALIATEDHRFYEHHGLDWKRTASAALHTFSGSRQGGSTITQQLARNLYPDEIGRAPTLTRKVKEAITALKIEAVYSKDQILETYLNTVPFLYNAYGVEMAARTYFDKSADELDVLDSATLVGMLKGNSYYNPVLNPERALQRRNTVLGQMVKYGKLSPAQFAQLQRRPLRIDFERQKEPPGPAPHFAQQLRKWLIAWADRNDYNIYADGLIVRTTIDSRLQQMATQALTLQGNQLQGIANNAWSGRDGCGTDNEVFRTFMRESPEYKAAQDAGKDDAAAMKLLAADRGFMRALCKTKTDVQAGFLAIDPRNGQIRAWVGSRDFTSEPFDHVAQARRQPGSTFKPFVYGVAFANGMKPDDTFIDQPVEIPLKGGEIWRPNDDVPPTGKPMTLRDAVALSRNRITAQVMEKVGPASVARLARDMGVRESPLERVPSLALGTSPVTLKEMVASYATVANGGLYVEPQMVTRIENRQGDVLAEYAPAPPERALDAETDKTLLSVMRDVVTRGTGGSIRTRFGIRGDVAGKTGTTQDNADGWFILMQPGLVAGAWVGFDDGRVTLRSDYWGQGAHSALPIVGDFFQRAQRARIVDTKAKFDTEPSPGWFASLRERVTDLFDTWFPPKPEKAPAPVRTQRVERAPEADTGTESAASAASAPEAASGGIVEEWVPASEVAASAAALSAGASQPQPAQPPAGTSTPGGGSSGLGAAPAAAPSAAPAQPPVPAAPDASGASQ
- the lhpH gene encoding trans-3-hydroxy-L-proline dehydratase; amino-acid sequence: MKISRSLSTVEVHTGGEAFRIVTSGLPRLPGDTIVQRRAWLKENADEIRRALMFEPRGHADMYGGYLTEPVSPTADFGVIFVHNEGYSDHCGHGVIALSTAAVELGWVQRTVPETRVGIDAPCGFIEAFVKWDGEHAGPVRFVNVPSFIWQRDVSVETPSFGTVTGDIAYGGAFYFYVDGAPFDLPVREAAVERLIRFGAEVKAAANAKYPVVHPEIPEINHIYGTIIANAPRHPGSTQANCCVFADREVDRSPTGSGTGGRVAQLYQRGLLAAGDTLVNESIVGTVFKGRVLRETTVGGMPAVIPEVEGSAHICGFANWIVDERDPMTYGFLVR